The Paracoccus liaowanqingii genome window below encodes:
- a CDS encoding aldo/keto reductase: MNRVTLTDDLSLSRLVYGMWRIGDDPDTSPAHVQAKVEACLAQDITTMDQADIYGGYTAEAILGRALRAAPGLRDRIEIVTKCDIVAPMGKYSDAACKHYDSSGDHIRASVENSLRDMGTDRIDLLLIHRPDPLMDADETGAALDDLVASGKVRAVGVSNFRPWDVDLLQGAMQAPLVTNQIEISLAATAPFTNGDLAFHQRRRDVVMGWSPLGGGRLMTDQGPLGQALDAMAQVFDVDRSAIAVAFLLRHPARILPVLGTNSLARIARIADAGQVDLSRVQWFQLYQAALGQEVP, from the coding sequence ATGAACCGCGTGACCCTGACCGACGATCTGAGCCTGTCGCGGCTCGTCTATGGCATGTGGCGGATCGGCGACGATCCCGACACCAGCCCGGCCCATGTGCAGGCCAAGGTCGAGGCCTGCCTGGCCCAGGACATCACCACGATGGACCAGGCCGATATCTATGGCGGCTATACCGCCGAGGCGATCCTGGGCCGCGCCCTGCGCGCCGCGCCCGGCCTGCGCGACCGGATCGAGATCGTGACGAAATGCGACATCGTCGCGCCGATGGGCAAATACTCGGATGCCGCCTGCAAGCATTACGACAGCTCGGGCGACCATATCCGGGCCTCGGTCGAAAATTCGCTGCGCGACATGGGCACGGACCGGATCGACCTCTTGCTGATCCACCGCCCCGACCCGCTGATGGATGCGGACGAGACCGGCGCCGCGCTGGACGATCTGGTCGCCAGCGGCAAGGTCCGCGCGGTGGGCGTGTCGAACTTCCGCCCCTGGGACGTGGACCTGCTGCAGGGCGCGATGCAGGCGCCGCTGGTCACCAACCAGATCGAGATCTCGCTGGCCGCGACCGCGCCCTTCACCAACGGCGATCTGGCCTTCCACCAGCGCCGCCGCGACGTCGTCATGGGCTGGTCGCCCCTGGGCGGCGGTCGGCTGATGACGGACCAGGGCCCGCTCGGGCAGGCGCTGGACGCGATGGCGCAGGTCTTCGATGTGGACCGGTCGGCCATCGCGGTGGCGTTCCTGCTGCGCCACCCGGCGCGGATCCTGCCGGTGCTGGGCACCAATTCGCTTGCGCGGATCGCGCGGATCGCAGATGCCGGACAGGTCGATCTGAGCCGCGTCCAGTGGTTCCAGCTTTACCAAGCCGCCCTCGGGCAAGAGGTGCCATGA
- a CDS encoding flavin reductase family protein has translation MTQATPHSFVPDPQNGRLLRDAFGRFATGVTIVTAASPEGCAAMTANSFSSISMDPPLVMWSPARASSRLPDFAAAAHFAIHVLSADQADLAWAVARNRNALDEAGLARNAQGVPVLDRCLARFDCAQFDMHEAGDHVIILGRVLHALVSEGAPLAFYGGRVAGIAPA, from the coding sequence ATGACGCAGGCCACGCCGCACAGCTTCGTTCCCGACCCGCAGAACGGGCGGCTGCTGCGCGACGCCTTCGGGCGCTTCGCGACCGGCGTCACCATCGTCACCGCCGCCAGCCCCGAGGGCTGCGCCGCGATGACCGCCAACAGCTTCTCGTCGATCTCGATGGACCCGCCGCTGGTGATGTGGTCGCCCGCGCGGGCCAGCTCGCGCCTGCCGGACTTTGCCGCGGCCGCGCATTTCGCCATCCATGTCCTGTCCGCCGACCAGGCCGACCTGGCCTGGGCCGTGGCGCGCAACCGCAATGCGCTGGACGAGGCGGGGCTTGCGCGCAACGCCCAGGGCGTGCCGGTGCTGGACCGCTGCCTGGCGCGGTTCGACTGCGCGCAGTTCGACATGCACGAGGCGGGCGATCACGTGATCATCCTGGGCCGCGTGCTGCACGCGCTGGTCAGCGAGGGGGCGCCGCTGGCCTTCTACGGCGGGCGCGTCGCCGGCATCGCGCCGGCCTGA
- a CDS encoding TRAP transporter small permease, whose translation MSLLHAVIRPLSWINEHLLRAGRAVGILAIGVMVAVTIAQVVARYGLNSALAWPDEAARFCMLWMTGLMAPTAFRRGGFVAIDMIPAMLPATLARILNLLLLGLSLLVLVVAVQIGWREVTGLGGRFASASLFIPTSVDFSTWYRVPRAWMMASIPVGLVLMISVNVELILRTLADLAGVRDLPPIEGLDPGLRGAE comes from the coding sequence ATGAGCCTGCTACATGCCGTGATCCGGCCATTGTCCTGGATCAACGAACATCTGCTGCGCGCGGGGCGCGCGGTGGGCATCTTGGCCATCGGGGTGATGGTCGCGGTGACCATCGCGCAGGTCGTCGCCCGCTATGGGCTGAACAGCGCGCTGGCCTGGCCGGACGAGGCCGCGCGGTTCTGCATGCTGTGGATGACCGGGCTGATGGCCCCCACGGCCTTCCGGCGCGGCGGCTTCGTGGCGATCGACATGATCCCCGCGATGCTGCCCGCCACGCTGGCGCGGATCCTGAACCTGCTGCTGCTGGGCCTGTCGCTCCTGGTGCTGGTCGTGGCCGTGCAGATCGGCTGGCGCGAGGTCACCGGCCTCGGCGGCCGCTTCGCCAGCGCGTCGCTGTTCATCCCCACCTCGGTCGATTTCAGCACCTGGTACCGGGTGCCGCGGGCGTGGATGATGGCCTCGATCCCGGTGGGGCTGGTGCTGATGATCTCGGTCAATGTCGAACTGATCCTGCGCACCCTGGCCGATCTGGCGGGGGTGCGGGACCTCCCGCCGATCGAGGGGCTGGATCCCGGCCTGCGGGGGGCGGAATGA
- a CDS encoding TRAP transporter large permease, which produces MALIWFLPLFLLFLMVGLPVVFGMLAAPGLILWLNGQERDLTLLYRNLYNGMDSFPLMAIPFFMLAGELMNRGGITLRLVEFAQALMGHFRGGLAHVNILSSMLFAGLSGSAVADTSALGSMLIPAMEKQGYTRRFAAAITAASSVIGPIIPPSGIMIIYAYVMGESVAALFLAGIVPGILVGLGLMAVVKLMADKYDFPIAARRQTWPERGQASLKAFFPLMTPVIILGGILGGVFTPTEAAAVAAVYALIISLFVLRTMTVTDLPDVLGRAALTSAVVLLLVGAAMSFKTVVSLSQTPQMMADWILTLTANPLLLLLMINLLLFVVGMFLDAGPAIIILAPILGPVFTGMGVDSVHFAIIMCVNLTVGLATPPMGLVLFVASAVSGEKVMTIARAILPFLAVEVFVIFLITYVPAISMTIPRLTGFAD; this is translated from the coding sequence ATGGCGCTGATCTGGTTCCTGCCGCTGTTCCTGCTCTTCCTGATGGTCGGCCTGCCGGTGGTCTTCGGCATGCTGGCCGCCCCCGGCCTGATCCTGTGGCTGAACGGGCAGGAGCGCGACCTGACGCTGCTCTACCGCAACCTCTACAACGGGATGGACAGCTTTCCGCTGATGGCCATCCCCTTCTTCATGCTGGCCGGAGAGCTGATGAACCGCGGCGGCATCACCCTGCGGCTGGTCGAGTTCGCCCAGGCCCTGATGGGCCATTTCCGGGGCGGGCTGGCGCATGTGAACATCCTGTCCTCGATGCTGTTCGCGGGCCTGTCCGGCTCGGCGGTGGCCGATACCTCGGCGCTTGGGTCGATGCTGATCCCGGCGATGGAGAAGCAGGGATATACCCGCCGCTTCGCCGCCGCGATCACGGCGGCCAGCTCGGTCATCGGGCCGATCATCCCGCCCTCGGGGATCATGATCATCTATGCCTATGTGATGGGCGAAAGCGTCGCGGCGCTGTTTCTGGCGGGCATCGTGCCGGGCATCCTGGTGGGTCTTGGCCTGATGGCGGTCGTCAAGCTGATGGCCGACAAGTACGACTTTCCCATCGCCGCCCGCCGCCAGACCTGGCCGGAACGGGGCCAAGCCAGCCTCAAGGCGTTCTTCCCGCTGATGACCCCGGTCATCATCCTGGGCGGCATCCTGGGCGGGGTCTTCACGCCGACCGAGGCGGCGGCGGTGGCGGCGGTCTATGCGCTGATCATCAGCCTGTTCGTGCTGCGCACCATGACGGTCACCGACCTGCCCGACGTGCTGGGCCGCGCCGCGCTGACCTCGGCCGTGGTGCTGCTGCTGGTGGGCGCGGCCATGTCGTTCAAGACGGTCGTGTCGCTGTCGCAGACGCCGCAGATGATGGCCGACTGGATCCTGACGCTGACCGCCAACCCGCTGCTGCTGCTGTTGATGATCAACCTGCTGCTGTTCGTCGTCGGCATGTTCCTGGACGCGGGCCCGGCGATCATCATCCTGGCGCCGATCCTGGGCCCGGTCTTCACCGGCATGGGGGTGGACAGCGTGCATTTCGCCATCATCATGTGCGTCAACCTGACGGTGGGGCTGGCGACGCCGCCCATGGGGCTGGTGCTGTTCGTGGCCTCGGCCGTATCGGGCGAGAAGGTCATGACCATCGCCCGCGCCATCCTGCCGTTCCTGGCCGTCGAGGTCTTCGTGATCTTCCTGATCACCTATGTCCCGGCCATTTCCATGACCATTCCGCGCCTGACCGGGTTCGCGGATTAA
- a CDS encoding TRAP transporter substrate-binding protein: MLKPALTLAAALMLAAPAMAQEYTLRAVANSNENDEDYDGLQVFKSHVEAASNGAIAVEIFMGTQLCSNGAECLQGVADGSIDVYISTSDGAAGLFPYLQVLDLPYIMADDRVAERVLSGDFTRTLRDMALADSGDMLRLMTIGNTGGWRNFANTERRIQTPADLSGLKMRTVVADLPQELVRALDASPTPIPWAELFTSLQTNVVEGTANGITDIMSMRFPEAGLQYLTLDGHAYMGAMWWMSNETFMAMPEDMRAIVVDGFYQLQQATFASPKRKSIAAYEEFTAGGGEVYVPTAEERAAFTEAAAPVYDWFTGSVDGGEEILATFREAVSQAETELAAERARDIQ; this comes from the coding sequence ATGCTGAAACCCGCACTGACCCTGGCCGCCGCGCTGATGCTGGCCGCCCCGGCCATGGCGCAGGAGTACACCCTGCGCGCCGTCGCCAATTCCAACGAGAACGACGAGGATTACGACGGCCTGCAGGTCTTCAAATCCCATGTCGAGGCGGCCTCGAACGGCGCCATCGCCGTCGAGATCTTCATGGGCACGCAGCTTTGCTCGAACGGGGCGGAATGCCTGCAGGGCGTGGCCGACGGGTCCATCGACGTCTACATCTCGACCTCGGACGGGGCGGCGGGGCTGTTCCCCTATCTGCAGGTGCTGGACCTGCCCTACATCATGGCCGACGACCGGGTGGCCGAGCGGGTGCTGTCGGGCGACTTCACCCGCACCCTGCGCGACATGGCGCTGGCCGACAGCGGCGACATGCTGCGGCTGATGACCATCGGCAATACCGGCGGCTGGCGCAACTTCGCCAACACCGAACGCCGCATCCAGACGCCTGCCGACCTGTCGGGGCTGAAGATGCGCACCGTGGTGGCCGACCTGCCGCAGGAACTGGTTCGCGCGCTGGACGCCTCGCCCACGCCGATCCCCTGGGCCGAGCTGTTCACCTCGCTGCAGACCAATGTGGTCGAGGGCACCGCGAACGGCATCACCGACATCATGTCGATGCGCTTCCCCGAGGCCGGGCTGCAATACCTGACGCTGGACGGGCACGCCTACATGGGCGCGATGTGGTGGATGTCGAACGAGACCTTCATGGCCATGCCCGAGGACATGCGCGCCATCGTGGTCGACGGCTTCTACCAGCTGCAGCAGGCGACCTTCGCCTCGCCCAAGCGCAAGTCCATCGCCGCCTACGAGGAGTTCACCGCCGGCGGCGGCGAGGTCTATGTGCCCACCGCCGAGGAGCGCGCCGCCTTCACCGAGGCCGCGGCCCCGGTCTATGACTGGTTCACCGGCAGCGTGGACGGCGGAGAGGAGATCCTGGCCACCTTCCGCGAGGCGGTGTCCCAGGCCGAGACCGAGCTGGCCGCCGAGCGCGCCCGCGACATCCAGTGA
- a CDS encoding YeiH family protein, with the protein MPLPRLAQLPDRARLLAPGLMLAVTVAMAAQFLSSHYGAPVMLMAILLGMPLHGLAEDSLAGPGIDFAARGLLRIGVALLGLRVSLDMVAAIGWHFVGLLALSIGAVILASVALARRVGQDRAFGLLTGGSVAICGASAAMAIASVLPARETTERDLSFTVITVTALSTVAMIVYPMLASALGMDPHQTGLFLGGTIHDVAQVVGAGYSVSDETGDLATVVKLIRVTLLAPVVLIAALVLRRASSGTQTRPPLLPGFVLAFLILAAANSAHVVPGVVVDVASTLSRALLVAAVAAVGMKTSLVRLAEVGPAAIGMLLVQTAALAALIAVPLLLGLV; encoded by the coding sequence ATGCCCCTGCCCCGCCTTGCCCAGTTGCCCGACCGCGCCCGCCTGCTGGCGCCGGGCCTGATGCTGGCGGTGACCGTCGCGATGGCGGCGCAGTTCCTCTCCAGCCATTACGGCGCCCCGGTCATGCTGATGGCGATCCTGCTGGGGATGCCGCTGCATGGGCTGGCCGAGGACAGCCTGGCCGGGCCGGGCATCGACTTTGCCGCGCGCGGGCTTCTGCGGATCGGGGTGGCGCTGCTGGGGCTGCGGGTCTCGCTGGACATGGTGGCGGCGATCGGCTGGCACTTCGTGGGACTGCTGGCCCTGTCCATCGGCGCGGTGATCCTGGCCTCGGTCGCGCTGGCCCGCAGGGTCGGTCAGGACCGGGCCTTCGGGCTGCTGACCGGCGGGTCGGTGGCGATCTGCGGCGCCTCGGCGGCCATGGCCATCGCCTCGGTCCTGCCCGCGCGCGAGACGACCGAGCGCGACCTGTCCTTTACCGTCATCACCGTCACCGCCCTGTCGACGGTGGCGATGATCGTCTATCCGATGCTGGCCTCGGCCCTTGGGATGGATCCGCACCAGACCGGCCTGTTCCTGGGCGGCACGATCCATGATGTGGCGCAGGTGGTGGGCGCGGGCTATTCCGTCTCGGACGAGACCGGCGACCTGGCCACGGTGGTCAAGCTGATCCGCGTGACCCTGCTGGCCCCGGTCGTGCTGATCGCGGCGCTGGTCCTGCGCCGCGCCAGTTCCGGCACGCAGACCCGCCCGCCCCTGCTGCCGGGCTTCGTGCTGGCCTTCCTGATCCTGGCGGCGGCCAATTCGGCGCATGTCGTGCCCGGGGTGGTGGTAGACGTGGCCTCGACCCTGTCGCGGGCGCTCTTGGTCGCGGCGGTGGCGGCGGTGGGCATGAAGACCTCGCTGGTGCGGCTGGCCGAGGTGGGCCCGGCCGCCATCGGCATGCTGCTGGTCCAGACCGCCGCGCTGGCCGCGCTGATCGCCGTGCCGCTGCTGCTGGGGCTGGTCTGA
- a CDS encoding pore-forming ESAT-6 family protein — MIRTLTVALGLGLLPAAVLAQDIDTDATYEAARNQLGILQYCQDQGFTGAEAVTAQGQLIAMLPEGDATAGTTAEEKGTEGMVAVGEAELSLADAAESQGNTVEVTCQQIEAAVNEVAPTLPAG; from the coding sequence ATGATCCGCACCCTGACCGTCGCCTTGGGACTGGGCCTGCTGCCCGCCGCCGTTCTGGCGCAGGACATCGACACCGACGCCACCTACGAGGCCGCCCGCAACCAGCTGGGCATCCTGCAATACTGCCAAGATCAGGGCTTCACCGGCGCCGAGGCCGTCACGGCCCAAGGCCAGCTGATCGCCATGCTGCCCGAGGGCGACGCGACCGCCGGCACCACCGCCGAGGAGAAGGGCACCGAGGGCATGGTCGCCGTGGGCGAGGCGGAACTGTCGCTGGCCGACGCCGCCGAAAGCCAAGGGAACACCGTCGAGGTCACCTGCCAGCAGATCGAGGCCGCCGTGAACGAGGTCGCCCCGACCCTGCCCGCCGGCTGA
- a CDS encoding AI-2E family transporter, whose protein sequence is MFPGFTESENSRMPRLANWAIIGIFMIMAFSAVAAGRDFLMPVTMAGLLFFVFTPMRRFAERRGIPDVLTAAGITLSILLTVAVVAYAASGPLSRAMNNMPTISAQLETKFENVQESLSGLRDAAQRIDEAQSANDAEDTRPAIRIEPEGQTTLGMVATTTPLLLGQVVFTLILLFFMIASGDLLYLKIVQSFDRLRDKRGAYLALRQIEDSLGNYLGAITIINAGLGLAVGLAMWAWGMPGALLFGLGAFILNFIPYLGAIAGVAIAALVALVVMPGVFWPAMVALTYLGLTSLEGQIITPYFVSRRLQMNTVVVFLAVALWAWLWSVIGMVIAVPVLVVMRVLADHVPGWEKFGNFLAGEAPPALASEDEDEARDLVEAGAVAEDEPTARVATAEVFDTPPHDPRV, encoded by the coding sequence ATGTTTCCGGGCTTCACGGAAAGCGAAAACAGCCGCATGCCGCGACTGGCCAACTGGGCGATCATCGGAATCTTCATGATCATGGCCTTTTCGGCCGTGGCGGCAGGCCGCGATTTCCTGATGCCGGTGACCATGGCGGGGCTGCTGTTCTTCGTCTTCACGCCGATGCGCCGCTTTGCCGAGCGCCGGGGCATTCCCGACGTGCTGACGGCGGCGGGGATCACGCTGTCGATCCTGCTGACCGTGGCCGTCGTCGCCTATGCCGCCAGCGGGCCGCTGAGCCGGGCGATGAACAACATGCCCACCATCAGCGCGCAGCTGGAAACCAAGTTCGAGAACGTCCAGGAAAGCCTGTCGGGCCTGCGCGACGCGGCGCAGCGCATCGACGAGGCGCAGTCCGCGAACGATGCCGAGGACACGCGCCCCGCCATCCGCATCGAGCCCGAGGGGCAGACGACGCTCGGCATGGTCGCGACCACCACGCCGCTGCTGCTGGGGCAGGTGGTCTTCACGCTGATCCTGCTGTTCTTCATGATCGCCTCGGGCGACCTTCTCTATCTCAAGATCGTGCAAAGCTTCGACCGGCTGCGCGACAAGCGGGGCGCCTATCTGGCGCTGCGCCAGATCGAGGATTCGCTTGGCAACTACCTGGGCGCGATCACCATCATCAATGCCGGGCTGGGGCTGGCCGTGGGCTTGGCGATGTGGGCCTGGGGCATGCCCGGCGCGCTTCTGTTCGGGCTGGGCGCCTTCATCCTGAACTTCATCCCCTATCTGGGCGCCATCGCCGGGGTGGCCATCGCCGCGCTGGTGGCGCTGGTGGTGATGCCGGGCGTCTTCTGGCCCGCCATGGTCGCGCTGACCTATCTGGGCCTCACTTCGCTGGAGGGGCAGATCATCACGCCCTATTTCGTGTCGCGCCGGCTGCAGATGAACACGGTCGTGGTCTTTCTGGCCGTGGCGCTGTGGGCTTGGCTGTGGTCGGTGATCGGCATGGTCATCGCCGTGCCGGTGCTGGTCGTCATGCGCGTGCTGGCCGACCATGTGCCCGGATGGGAGAAGTTCGGCAACTTCCTGGCCGGAGAGGCGCCGCCTGCTCTGGCCAGCGAGGACGAGGACGAGGCGCGTGATCTGGTCGAGGCCGGGGCCGTGGCCGAGGACGAGCCGACCGCCCGCGTGGCGACCGCCGAGGTCTTCGATACCCCGCCGCACGATCCTCGCGTCTGA
- a CDS encoding saccharopine dehydrogenase family protein, with product MAKKNVLIIGAGGVAQVVAHKVAQWADEFGDLHIANRTQAKADAIIRTLRDKGHDMPFASHPLDAMDAGAVEALIRKVDAAIVINVGTAFINMTVLEGCIRTGAAYVDTAIHEDPAKVCETPPWYGNYEWTRREDVAKAGVTAILGAGFDPGVVNAYARLAEDEYFDTVDSIDIVDINAGSHGRWFATNFDPEINFREFTGTVYSWQKGAWQENRMFEVGREWDLPVVGKRTAYLSGHDEVHSLSARYPQADVRFWMGFGEHYINVFTVLQKLGLLSEQPVTLDDGRQVVPLKVVKAVLPDPASLAPDYEGKTCIGDLVKGTRDGRPGEVFIYNVADHKEAFDEVGSQGISYTAGVPPVAAAILIARGPWDAGKMAHVEDLPARPFLELLGEMGLPTRVIDASGDHPL from the coding sequence TTGGCGAAGAAGAACGTGCTCATCATCGGTGCCGGTGGCGTGGCCCAGGTCGTGGCCCACAAGGTCGCGCAATGGGCGGATGAATTCGGCGACCTGCATATCGCCAACCGCACCCAGGCCAAGGCCGATGCGATCATCCGGACCCTGCGCGACAAGGGCCATGACATGCCCTTCGCCAGCCACCCGCTGGACGCGATGGATGCGGGCGCGGTCGAGGCGCTGATCCGCAAGGTCGACGCGGCCATCGTCATCAACGTGGGCACCGCCTTCATCAACATGACCGTGCTGGAGGGCTGCATCCGCACCGGCGCCGCCTATGTCGACACCGCCATCCACGAGGATCCCGCCAAGGTCTGCGAGACGCCGCCCTGGTACGGCAACTACGAATGGACCCGGCGCGAGGACGTGGCCAAGGCCGGCGTCACCGCCATCCTGGGCGCGGGCTTCGATCCGGGCGTGGTCAATGCCTATGCGCGTCTGGCCGAAGACGAGTATTTCGACACGGTCGACAGCATCGACATCGTGGACATCAACGCCGGATCCCACGGCCGCTGGTTTGCCACCAACTTCGACCCCGAGATCAACTTCCGCGAGTTCACCGGCACGGTCTATTCCTGGCAGAAGGGCGCGTGGCAGGAAAACCGCATGTTCGAGGTGGGCCGCGAATGGGATCTGCCCGTCGTGGGCAAGCGCACCGCCTATCTCTCCGGCCATGACGAGGTCCATTCGCTGTCCGCGCGCTATCCGCAGGCGGACGTGCGCTTCTGGATGGGCTTCGGCGAACATTACATCAACGTCTTCACCGTGCTGCAGAAGCTGGGCCTTCTGTCCGAGCAGCCGGTGACGCTGGATGACGGGCGGCAGGTCGTGCCGCTGAAGGTCGTCAAGGCGGTCCTGCCCGACCCGGCCAGCCTGGCGCCCGATTACGAGGGCAAGACCTGCATCGGCGATCTGGTCAAGGGCACCCGCGACGGCAGGCCGGGCGAGGTCTTCATCTACAACGTCGCCGACCACAAGGAGGCCTTCGACGAGGTCGGCAGCCAGGGGATCAGCTATACCGCGGGCGTGCCCCCGGTGGCGGCGGCGATCCTGATCGCGCGCGGTCCTTGGGACGCGGGCAAGATGGCCCATGTCGAGGACCTGCCCGCGCGGCCCTTCCTGGAGCTGCTGGGCGAGATGGGCCTGCCCACCCGCGTCATCGACGCCTCGGGCGACCATCCGTTGTAA
- a CDS encoding carboxynorspermidine decarboxylase, producing MPQTPHYLIDMGLLRANMEKVAQLREASGAKALLALKCFATWSVFDLMRDYMDGTTSSSLYELRLGRETFGKETHAYSVAWADHEIDEAVSYADKIIFNSLTQLDRHGARAQGIATGLRLNPRFSTSGFDLADPARPFSRLGESDLDRLEDALDRISGVMIHYNCENGDFDLFDRQLTRIEAEFGGLLERLDWVSLGGGIHFTGEGYPLDRLADRLKAFQDRYGVQAYLEPGEASVTKTTTLEVSVLDILDTGKQVAIVDSSTEAHMLDLLIYREDAKLPQEGDHVYQVAGKTCLAGDIFGEARFARPLQIGDRISISDAAGYTMVKKNWFNGLAQPSIAIRDEDGSIRTVRDFSYDEFKGSLS from the coding sequence CTGCCGCAGACGCCGCATTACCTGATCGACATGGGCCTGTTGCGGGCCAACATGGAAAAGGTCGCCCAATTGCGCGAGGCCTCCGGCGCCAAGGCGCTGCTGGCGCTGAAGTGCTTTGCCACCTGGTCGGTCTTCGACCTGATGCGCGACTACATGGACGGCACGACCTCGTCCTCGCTGTATGAACTGCGCCTGGGGCGCGAGACCTTCGGCAAGGAAACCCATGCCTATTCCGTGGCATGGGCCGATCACGAGATCGACGAGGCCGTGTCCTATGCCGACAAGATCATCTTCAACAGCCTGACCCAGCTGGACCGCCACGGCGCCCGCGCGCAGGGCATCGCCACCGGCCTGCGCCTGAACCCGCGTTTCTCGACCAGCGGCTTCGATCTGGCCGACCCGGCGCGGCCCTTCTCGCGTCTGGGCGAATCCGATCTGGACCGTCTGGAGGATGCGCTGGACCGGATCAGCGGCGTCATGATCCACTACAATTGCGAGAACGGCGACTTCGACCTCTTCGACCGCCAGCTGACCCGGATCGAGGCCGAGTTCGGCGGGCTGCTGGAGCGGCTGGATTGGGTGTCCCTGGGCGGCGGCATCCACTTCACCGGCGAGGGCTATCCGCTGGACCGGCTGGCCGACCGGCTCAAGGCCTTCCAGGACCGCTATGGCGTGCAGGCCTATCTGGAGCCGGGCGAGGCCAGCGTCACCAAGACGACCACGCTGGAGGTCAGCGTGCTGGACATCCTCGACACTGGCAAGCAGGTGGCCATCGTCGACAGCAGCACCGAGGCGCACATGCTGGACCTGCTGATCTATCGCGAGGATGCCAAGCTGCCGCAGGAGGGCGACCACGTCTATCAGGTGGCGGGCAAGACCTGCCTTGCGGGCGACATCTTCGGCGAGGCGCGCTTTGCCAGGCCCCTGCAGATCGGCGACCGGATCAGCATCTCGGACGCGGCGGGCTACACGATGGTCAAGAAGAACTGGTTCAACGGCCTGGCCCAGCCCTCCATCGCGATCCGCGACGAGGATGGCAGCATCCGCACCGTCCGCGACTTTTCCTATGACGAATTCAAGGGCAGCCTGTCCTGA
- a CDS encoding DUF6478 family protein codes for MATHDKGWLSGRIRRNAFRQWNRFLKTVTLRQQPVDHDLRDEARDLQQVLARFLQIADARAVRAGNSLARIDLPAGTDWRWRPQVMSSRSTLPALISPPDGKWLSEEVALYHDCPERALILCQTRNRLATDLAEYGIKLEVMGFSGSYLSFSLALPPEALENLGGHYIVRLDAMLQAERPIRVYSRLNIQQGPNTETLLRQMGDPIEGPGCQRVVEFDLGYAELSQRSVDKAWLDVILEAPYMNAVSLRDVILSRHPRAHI; via the coding sequence ATGGCCACGCATGACAAGGGCTGGCTGTCCGGGCGCATCCGCCGCAACGCCTTCCGCCAGTGGAACCGCTTTCTCAAGACCGTGACCCTGCGCCAGCAGCCGGTCGACCACGACCTGCGCGACGAGGCGCGGGACCTGCAGCAGGTGCTGGCGCGCTTTCTGCAGATCGCCGATGCCCGGGCGGTGCGGGCGGGCAACTCGCTGGCGCGGATCGACCTGCCGGCGGGGACCGACTGGCGCTGGCGCCCGCAGGTGATGTCCTCGCGCAGCACGCTGCCGGCGCTGATCTCGCCCCCGGACGGCAAGTGGCTGTCCGAGGAGGTCGCGCTCTATCACGACTGCCCCGAGCGGGCGCTGATCCTGTGCCAGACCCGCAACCGGCTGGCCACCGACCTGGCCGAATACGGCATCAAGCTGGAGGTGATGGGCTTCTCGGGCAGCTACCTGTCCTTTTCCCTGGCCCTGCCGCCCGAGGCGCTGGAAAACCTGGGCGGGCATTACATCGTCCGGCTGGACGCCATGCTGCAGGCCGAACGGCCCATCCGCGTCTATTCCCGGCTGAACATCCAGCAGGGGCCCAACACCGAGACGCTGCTGCGCCAGATGGGCGACCCGATCGAGGGACCGGGCTGCCAGCGGGTGGTCGAGTTCGACCTGGGCTATGCCGAGCTGTCGCAGCGCTCGGTCGACAAGGCCTGGCTGGACGTGATCCTGGAGGCGCCCTACATGAACGCCGTCTCTCTGCGGGACGTGATCCTGTCCCGCCACCCCCGCGCCCATATCTGA
- a CDS encoding 4a-hydroxytetrahydrobiopterin dehydratase translates to MTHPDPAAPDLASRTCTPCAAGTAPHDAATADRMLAGLTGWRMSDDARAITRRLEVKGFAKAVELANLAAWLGNRQGHHPDIAFGWGYCAVTFTTHAAGGLTDNDFICAARLDALLA, encoded by the coding sequence ATGACCCACCCCGATCCTGCCGCCCCCGATCTTGCCTCGCGCACCTGCACGCCCTGCGCGGCGGGAACCGCGCCCCATGACGCGGCCACCGCCGACCGGATGCTGGCCGGGCTGACCGGCTGGCGGATGTCGGACGATGCCCGCGCCATCACCCGGCGCCTCGAGGTCAAGGGTTTCGCCAAGGCGGTCGAGCTGGCCAACCTGGCGGCCTGGCTGGGCAACCGGCAGGGTCATCATCCCGACATCGCCTTCGGGTGGGGATACTGTGCCGTCACCTTCACCACCCATGCCGCCGGCGGGCTGACCGACAACGATTTCATCTGCGCCGCGCGGCTGGATGCCTTGCTGGCCTGA